A part of Candidatus Methylomirabilota bacterium genomic DNA contains:
- a CDS encoding 5-oxoprolinase subunit PxpA, translating to MTTYIDINCDMGESYGRWTLGNDEGVMPHITSANIACGFHGGEPHVMRKTVELALKHGVAIGAHPGLPDLMGFGRRRMEMSPQEIKDIHRYQVGALGAFVHAAGARLQHVKAHGIQYHMFEENLELARASAEQVLELDPNLILMVMAMTKYDAEARKTKVRVAAEGFADRVYADDGQLVSRKLGKDALVSDPAKAAEQAVRMVMEQKVKTITGKTISAKVDTICIHGDSPGADKIVAAVREGLVKAGATVKPLRDWFKG from the coding sequence ATGACCACGTACATCGACATCAACTGCGACATGGGCGAGAGCTACGGCCGCTGGACCCTCGGCAACGACGAGGGCGTCATGCCCCACATCACGTCCGCCAACATCGCCTGCGGCTTCCACGGGGGCGAGCCCCACGTGATGCGCAAGACGGTCGAGCTGGCGCTCAAGCACGGCGTGGCCATCGGCGCCCACCCGGGCCTGCCCGACCTGATGGGCTTCGGCCGGCGGCGCATGGAAATGTCGCCGCAGGAGATCAAGGACATCCATCGCTACCAGGTCGGCGCCCTCGGCGCCTTCGTCCATGCGGCGGGTGCGAGGCTCCAACACGTCAAGGCCCACGGCATCCAGTACCACATGTTCGAGGAGAACCTGGAGCTGGCCCGCGCCTCGGCCGAGCAGGTGCTGGAGCTCGACCCGAACCTGATCCTCATGGTCATGGCGATGACCAAGTACGACGCCGAGGCGCGCAAGACCAAGGTGCGCGTCGCCGCCGAGGGCTTCGCGGACCGCGTCTACGCCGACGACGGCCAGCTGGTCTCGCGCAAGCTTGGTAAAGACGCGCTGGTCTCCGATCCAGCAAAGGCTGCCGAGCAGGCGGTGCGGATGGTGATGGAGCAGAAGGTCAAGACGATCACGGGCAAGACCATCAGCGCCAAGGTGGACACCATCTGCATCCACGGCGACAGCCCGGGCGCGGACAAGATCGTCGCGGCGGTGCGCGAGGGGCTCGTCAAGGCGGGCGCGACCGTCAAGCCGCTGCGCGACTGGTTCAAGGGGTAA
- a CDS encoding LLM class flavin-dependent oxidoreductase produces the protein MPPIRFGAFLSLHPPQEQFAIARRVDALGFDSLWTGDHVSFRSPLYESLTLLASYAGITRRVKLGAGVYLLALRQPTVAAKITSTLDALSGGRLIFGVGVGGENPKEFEACGIPHKERGARVTEGIDVMRTLWRDSPASFKGRFTEFEGVSIDPKPVQKPAPPIWIGGRSDAALARAGRQGDGWISYVVQAERYKQSVAKIEAAAAMAGRSLESFTKAHLTFITVGKDYESAERAWVERLSTRYAQDFAPLAKKYGIIGTPDQCAEQLQRFIEAGCSYFVLNAICDAADEAEQIETYAAEIFPKFRGR, from the coding sequence ATGCCGCCCATCCGCTTCGGCGCTTTTCTCTCCCTGCACCCGCCCCAGGAGCAATTCGCCATCGCGCGCCGCGTGGACGCGCTCGGCTTCGACTCGCTCTGGACGGGCGACCACGTCTCCTTTCGCTCGCCGCTCTACGAGTCGCTGACGCTCCTGGCCTCGTACGCCGGCATCACCCGCCGGGTCAAGCTCGGCGCGGGCGTCTACCTCCTCGCATTGCGCCAGCCGACGGTGGCCGCCAAGATCACCTCGACGCTCGACGCGCTCTCAGGAGGCCGGCTCATCTTCGGCGTGGGCGTCGGCGGAGAGAACCCAAAGGAGTTCGAGGCCTGCGGCATTCCCCACAAGGAACGCGGCGCGCGCGTTACTGAAGGCATCGACGTCATGCGCACGCTCTGGCGCGACTCGCCGGCCAGCTTCAAGGGGCGCTTCACCGAGTTCGAGGGCGTGAGCATAGACCCCAAGCCCGTGCAGAAACCCGCGCCGCCCATCTGGATCGGCGGCCGCTCGGACGCGGCGCTCGCCCGCGCGGGACGGCAGGGCGACGGCTGGATCTCCTACGTCGTCCAGGCGGAGCGCTACAAGCAGAGCGTCGCCAAGATCGAGGCGGCCGCGGCGATGGCGGGCCGCTCGCTCGAGAGCTTCACGAAGGCGCACCTGACCTTCATCACCGTCGGCAAGGACTACGAGAGCGCCGAGCGGGCGTGGGTCGAGCGGCTCTCGACGCGCTACGCTCAGGACTTCGCGCCGCTGGCGAAGAAGTACGGCATCATCGGCACGCCGGACCAGTGCGCGGAGCAGCTCCAGCGCTTCATCGAGGCCGGCTGTTCCTACTTCGTCCTCAACGCGATCTGCGACGCCGCCGACGAGGCCGAGCAGATCGAGACGTACGCCGCCGAGATCTTCCCGAAGTTCCGGGGCCGGTAG
- a CDS encoding YihY/virulence factor BrkB family protein, with the protein MLKEILREYWSNRPMELAAALSYYTLLSLAPLVLMTVSLAGLVFERAAVEGRVVSEIRGLVGHEGAEVVQTVMRHANDRGKGAISLAIGMIFLLVGATTVFVQLQDSLNRIWKVDTTLRLGAIQSFIKERLLSLAMVLGIGFLLLVSLLVNTALTAVSDSARVTVGGSPVFLHAVNALGSFAVITGLFAMIFKVLPDAPVTWRDVWFGAVLTSVLFTLGKFALGLYLGRAGIGSAYGAAGSLVVMTVWVYYASMILFFGAELTYVRSRHASAAQSG; encoded by the coding sequence ATGCTGAAGGAGATCCTGCGGGAGTACTGGTCCAACCGGCCGATGGAGCTCGCCGCCGCCCTGTCGTACTACACGCTGCTCTCGCTCGCGCCGCTGGTGTTGATGACGGTCTCTCTCGCCGGTCTGGTCTTCGAGCGCGCCGCCGTGGAGGGCAGGGTCGTCAGCGAGATCCGCGGGCTCGTCGGGCACGAGGGCGCGGAGGTAGTCCAGACCGTCATGCGGCACGCCAACGACCGGGGAAAAGGCGCGATCTCGCTCGCTATCGGCATGATTTTCCTTCTCGTAGGCGCGACCACGGTGTTCGTCCAGCTGCAAGACTCTCTCAATCGCATCTGGAAGGTTGACACGACCCTGCGCCTTGGCGCGATCCAGAGCTTCATCAAGGAGCGCCTGCTGTCGCTCGCCATGGTCCTGGGCATCGGGTTCCTTCTGCTGGTCTCGCTACTCGTCAACACCGCGCTCACCGCCGTCAGCGACTCGGCGCGCGTGACGGTCGGCGGCTCACCGGTCTTCCTGCACGCCGTCAACGCGCTGGGCTCGTTCGCGGTCATCACCGGCCTCTTCGCCATGATCTTCAAGGTCCTGCCCGATGCGCCGGTGACCTGGCGCGACGTCTGGTTCGGCGCCGTCCTGACCTCCGTCCTCTTCACACTCGGCAAGTTCGCCCTCGGCCTCTACCTCGGCCGCGCCGGCATCGGCTCGGCCTACGGCGCCGCCGGTTCCCTGGTGGTGATGACGGTGTGGGTGTACTACGCGTCGATGATCCTCTTCTTCGGCGCCGAGCTGACGTACGTCCGATCCAGGCACGCTTCGGCCGCGCAGAGCGGCTAG
- a CDS encoding glycosyltransferase family 4 protein → MKITFLAPHIRIAGGVRAILTYADRLAGRGHDVTVVVPAKRPWLAWWRNVRGQGPDWIPGFRARMRWVAGWDPARLKADALIATAWQSADAVARASGSAGAKFYFVQHYESLYHGDPARVDATYALPLEKIVISTWLKDIMRERFGSAAEVLVTPVDRELFHPVEGARSDDALRVLMLHHDYAWKGVREGLEAIAAVKVRHPEVLLVGFGVKRPRETLPYDEFHENLPQERLAWLYSRCPIYLCPSWDEGLGMPPMEAMACGAALITFDNGGCRDYAKDGETALVAPRRDVAALAQGLERVVTDRALRDRLAERGRDFVTSRFDWHRATEALEGILAGARGRR, encoded by the coding sequence TTGAAGATCACCTTTCTCGCGCCGCATATCCGCATCGCCGGCGGCGTGCGCGCCATCCTGACCTACGCGGATCGCCTCGCCGGGCGCGGGCACGACGTCACTGTGGTAGTGCCCGCCAAGCGGCCCTGGCTCGCCTGGTGGCGCAATGTCCGCGGACAGGGGCCGGACTGGATCCCGGGCTTCCGCGCCCGCATGCGCTGGGTGGCGGGGTGGGATCCAGCGCGTCTAAAGGCCGATGCGCTCATCGCCACGGCGTGGCAGTCGGCGGATGCCGTCGCGCGGGCGTCCGGGAGCGCCGGCGCCAAGTTCTATTTCGTCCAGCACTACGAGAGCCTCTACCACGGCGACCCCGCGCGGGTGGACGCGACGTACGCGCTGCCGCTCGAGAAGATCGTCATCTCCACGTGGCTCAAGGACATCATGCGGGAGCGCTTCGGCAGTGCGGCCGAGGTCCTGGTCACTCCCGTGGACCGTGAACTCTTCCATCCGGTGGAGGGCGCGCGGTCGGACGACGCCCTCCGCGTGCTCATGCTCCACCACGACTATGCGTGGAAGGGCGTGCGCGAAGGGCTCGAGGCGATCGCGGCGGTCAAGGTGCGGCATCCCGAAGTCCTGCTGGTGGGCTTCGGCGTCAAGCGCCCGCGCGAGACGCTGCCGTACGACGAGTTCCACGAGAACCTGCCCCAGGAGCGCCTGGCGTGGCTCTACAGCCGGTGTCCCATTTACCTCTGCCCGTCCTGGGACGAGGGGCTCGGCATGCCGCCCATGGAGGCCATGGCCTGTGGCGCCGCGCTCATCACCTTCGACAACGGCGGCTGCCGCGATTATGCGAAGGACGGTGAGACTGCGCTGGTGGCGCCGCGGCGCGACGTCGCCGCGCTGGCGCAGGGGCTCGAGCGCGTCGTCACGGATCGCGCGCTGAGAGATCGTCTCGCCGAACGCGGCCGTGACTTCGTGACGTCGCGCTTCGACTGGCACCGCGCGACCGAGGCGCTCGAGGGGATTCTCGCGGGGGCGCGCGGCCGGCGCTGA
- a CDS encoding FAD-dependent oxidoreductase: protein MAGIRWPRPEVIEVDLRMVEPDVLDFDAGQWISVPFGPKIVRAWTMLSSPTRKRTITLAVDVAPGGMGSQWLRALKPGDPVEFKGPTGGFTFNRADPRRAVFVAEEIGIVPVLSILAELYETGYGRPTILIYWARDPSWLLYDAEFRSLARRYPGFTYVAAVREAPAGWHGEAGEAAAVVDRLVHSVDKLMVYVCGGGDTVNAVRDALVKKGMDRKSVKWEKFW, encoded by the coding sequence GTGGCCGGCATCCGCTGGCCGCGCCCCGAGGTCATCGAGGTGGATCTCCGCATGGTCGAGCCGGACGTGCTCGACTTCGACGCGGGGCAGTGGATTTCAGTGCCCTTCGGCCCCAAGATCGTCCGCGCCTGGACCATGCTCTCGTCACCCACGCGCAAGCGGACGATCACGCTGGCCGTGGACGTCGCCCCCGGTGGCATGGGCTCCCAATGGCTGCGAGCGCTCAAGCCCGGCGACCCGGTGGAGTTCAAGGGGCCGACGGGCGGCTTCACCTTCAACCGCGCCGACCCGCGCCGCGCCGTCTTCGTCGCCGAGGAGATCGGCATCGTGCCAGTGCTGTCGATCCTTGCCGAGCTCTACGAGACGGGCTACGGTCGTCCGACCATCCTGATCTACTGGGCACGCGACCCCTCGTGGCTCCTCTACGACGCCGAGTTCCGCTCCCTCGCGCGGCGCTACCCGGGCTTCACCTACGTGGCGGCGGTGCGCGAGGCGCCCGCGGGCTGGCACGGCGAAGCGGGAGAGGCCGCCGCCGTCGTGGACCGGCTCGTCCACAGCGTGGACAAGCTCATGGTCTATGTCTGCGGCGGCGGCGACACGGTCAATGCCGTCCGCGACGCCCTCGTCAAGAAGGGCATGGATCGGAAGAGCGTCAAGTGGGAGAAGTTCTGGTAG
- a CDS encoding thiamine pyrophosphate-binding protein produces MADLNGGHLVARTLKQAGVGHIFTLCGGHILPIYDGCITEGVEVVDVRHEQAAAHAGDAYARLTRNIGVAVVTAGPGVTDAVTGVANAYSARSPLLLIGGAAPLGLRGLGSLQEVEQVDLLKPITKGSWTVSETRQIPEVLTTAIRTALTGRPGPVFVEIPVDLLMTMVEDRLAPIPTGYVHRRPLAADPESVQKLVDLLSKAERPIVMVGSGVYWDDAAADLAAFAEAAGVPVFMNGAGRGSLPAGHPLAFSQARGFALGQADFVLVLGTPLDFRLGYGRPPSFAEHVKVVMVDCDPVELGRNRPLELGLASHIGLTLREAKEALPKNVGARFEAWRQAVEKKETESQERLMVERLSDSVPISHYRLGHELAAVVDAQTTVVGDGGDVVGCASKIVSLQRPGQWLDPGPFGCLGVGPSFAIAAKLLRPAERVLLIAGDGAFGLNGMEMETAVRFKLPMTVVIGNDGGWGQIRNPQLSFFGAERQVATSLPFTRFDQMVEALGGKGVQVTEPKQLRPALDRAMGSGEVYCINVVLDPGAYRRGGQVSMAI; encoded by the coding sequence ATGGCGGATCTGAACGGTGGACACCTCGTGGCGCGGACGCTCAAGCAGGCGGGCGTCGGCCATATCTTCACGCTCTGCGGCGGGCACATCCTGCCGATCTACGACGGCTGCATCACCGAGGGCGTCGAGGTCGTGGACGTGCGCCACGAGCAGGCGGCGGCGCACGCGGGCGATGCCTACGCGCGGTTGACGCGCAATATCGGCGTGGCCGTGGTGACGGCGGGGCCGGGCGTGACGGATGCCGTCACGGGCGTGGCTAATGCGTACTCGGCGCGGAGCCCTCTGCTGCTGATCGGCGGCGCGGCGCCGCTCGGGTTGCGCGGCCTCGGCTCCCTTCAGGAAGTCGAGCAGGTGGATCTCCTCAAGCCCATTACCAAGGGCTCGTGGACAGTGTCCGAGACGCGGCAGATCCCTGAAGTCCTGACGACGGCCATTCGCACGGCGCTGACCGGCAGGCCGGGCCCGGTCTTCGTTGAGATTCCCGTGGATCTCCTGATGACCATGGTCGAGGATCGCCTCGCTCCCATCCCAACGGGGTACGTTCACCGGCGGCCGCTCGCGGCCGATCCGGAGTCCGTCCAGAAGCTCGTCGATCTTTTGTCGAAGGCCGAGCGGCCCATCGTCATGGTGGGGAGCGGTGTCTACTGGGACGACGCGGCGGCCGATCTCGCGGCATTCGCAGAGGCCGCCGGCGTGCCCGTCTTCATGAACGGCGCCGGGCGCGGGTCCCTGCCCGCGGGCCATCCGCTCGCTTTCTCTCAGGCCCGGGGCTTCGCGTTGGGGCAGGCGGACTTCGTCCTCGTCCTCGGCACGCCGCTCGACTTCCGTCTGGGCTATGGCAGGCCGCCGTCCTTCGCCGAACACGTCAAGGTGGTCATGGTGGATTGCGATCCCGTCGAGCTGGGGCGCAACCGGCCTCTGGAGCTGGGGCTCGCGTCTCATATCGGTCTCACGCTGCGAGAGGCGAAGGAAGCGCTCCCGAAGAACGTGGGCGCGCGCTTCGAGGCGTGGCGGCAGGCCGTCGAGAAGAAGGAGACGGAGAGCCAGGAGCGGCTCATGGTGGAGCGGCTCTCCGACAGCGTACCCATCAGCCACTACCGCCTCGGTCATGAGCTGGCGGCCGTCGTGGATGCGCAGACCACGGTCGTCGGCGACGGCGGCGACGTGGTCGGCTGCGCGTCGAAGATCGTCTCGCTCCAGCGGCCGGGGCAGTGGCTCGACCCGGGGCCGTTCGGGTGCCTCGGCGTCGGGCCGTCCTTCGCCATCGCGGCCAAGCTCCTCCGCCCGGCAGAGCGCGTGCTGCTGATCGCGGGCGACGGCGCCTTCGGGCTGAACGGCATGGAGATGGAGACGGCCGTGCGCTTCAAGCTGCCGATGACGGTGGTGATCGGCAACGACGGCGGCTGGGGGCAGATCCGCAACCCGCAGCTCTCCTTCTTCGGCGCCGAGCGCCAGGTGGCGACCTCGCTGCCCTTCACGCGCTTCGACCAGATGGTGGAGGCCCTCGGCGGCAAGGGCGTGCAGGTGACGGAGCCCAAGCAGCTGCGCCCCGCGCTCGATCGCGCCATGGGCTCGGGCGAAGTCTACTGCATCAACGTGGTGCTGGACCCCGGCGCCTACCGCCGCGGCGGCCAGGTCTCGATGGCCATTTGA